One genomic segment of Myxocyprinus asiaticus isolate MX2 ecotype Aquarium Trade chromosome 14, UBuf_Myxa_2, whole genome shotgun sequence includes these proteins:
- the LOC127452285 gene encoding small G protein signaling modulator 3-like isoform X2 has protein sequence MSSSYTPAPGGPFSALTPSMWPQDILAKYYQKDPSMDSELRYDEFGFRMDSEDGVETRKWLHGEGAPQREDPQQRLRWQAHLEFTHNHTVGDLTWDKISPNLPRSDRLRSLVLGGIPHSMRPQLWMRLSGALQKKRISEISYREIVKNSSNDDTTAAKQIEKDLLRTMPTNACFSTLSSVGVPKLKRVLRGLAWLYPDIGYCQGTGMVVSCLLLFLEEEDALWMMCALIEDILPPSYFSSTLLGVQTDQRVLRQLIVQYLPRLDQLLQEHDIELSLITLHWFLTAFASVVDIRILLRIWDLLFYESSVVLFQVTLGMLKIKEDELVSSENSASIFNTLSDLPSQLEDGAAVLGEAMRLAGSLSQENLDAHRHKHLAYILAEQAQHNSNNTHSLNNYNKVVRRQSLRRKSTLSSLLFGEDEVEALKAKNIKQTELVAALREAISRTAEHFHCLDPRNCSTDLTPDYSMESHQRDHENFLVVSRNRRRRAKALLDFERHDDDELGFRKNDIITIVSQKDEHCWVGELNGLRGWFPAKFVEILDERSKEYSLAGDDTVTEAVNDLVRGTLCPALKAIFQHGLKKPSILGGPCHPWLFIEEAASREVERDFNSVYSRLVLCKTYRLDEDGKVLTPEELLYRAVQSVNMSHDAAHVQMDVKFRSLLCVGLNEQVLHLWLEVLCSSMSAVEKWYHPWSFLRSPGWVQIKCELRVLSKFAFSLSQDCELPTKKEKSPILKSEVVDVLVQHHLFSWDL, from the exons AAAGACCCCAGTATGGATTCGGAACTACGATACGATGAATTTGGGTTCCGGATGGACAGTGAAG aTGGGGTGGAGACACGGAAATGGCTGCATGGTGAGGGAGCCCCTCAAAGAGAAGACCCTCAGCAAAGACTTCGCTGGCAAGCCCACTTGGAGTTCACCCACAACCACACTGTAGGAGACCTCACCTGGGACAAGATCTCCCCCAACTTGCCCCGCTCAGACCGCCTTCGATCACTTGTTCTGGGAGGCATACCACACAGCATGAGACCACAG TTGTGGATGCGTTTGTCAGGGGCCCTGCAGAAAAAGAGAATATCAGAAATATCTTACAGAGAAATCGTAAAGAACAGCTCTAATGATGACACCACAGCAGCCAAACAG ATAGAGAAGGATCTTTTGCGGACCATGCCCACAAATGCATGTTTCAGCACTTTGTCAAGTGTGGGAGTGCCCAAGCTCAAGCGGGTCCTGAGAGGGCTGGCATGGCTTTACCCAGACATTGGATACTGTCAAGGCACAGGCATG GTGGTGTCTTGCCTGTTGTTGTTCCTGGAGGAGGAGGATGCTCTTTGGATGATGTGTGCTCTGATAGAGGACATACTGCCTCCCTCTTACTTCTCCTCCACTTTGCTGGGAGTGCAGACTGACCAGCGTGTGCTCAGACAGCTCATAGTGCAGTACCTACCCCGCCTAGATCAGCTGCTACAGGAGCACGACATTG AGCTGTCTTTAATCACACTGCACTGGTTCCTCACTGCCTTCGCCAGTGTGGTGGACATCCGTATCTTGCTGCGAATCTGGGACCTGCTCTTCTATGAGAGCTCTGTGGTATTATTTCAGGTCACACTGGGTATGCTGAAGATCAAG GAAGATGAGCTGGTGTCATCTGAGAACTCGGCATCAATCTTCAACACACTATCAGACCTGCCCAGTCAGCTGGAGGATGGGGCGGCAGTGCTGGGAGAGGCCATGCGTCTGGCAGGATCTCTGTCTCAGGAAAACCTGGATGCACACAGACACAAGCATCTAGCCTACATCCTGGCAGAACAGGCCCAGCACAACTCCAACAACACCCATTCCCTCAACAACTACAACAAG GTGGTGCGCAGACAGAGCCTGCGCAGGAAATCCACCCTGAGCTCGCTGCTCTTCGGGGAGGACGAGGTTGAGGCGCTGAAGGccaaaaacattaaacaaacagAGTTGGTGGCGGCATTAAGAGAAGCCATCAGCCGCACTGCAGAGcactttcactgcctggacccccGCAATTGCAGCACT gATTTGACTCCTGATTACTCTATGGAGAGTCATCAAAGGGATCATGAGAACTTCCTGGTCGTATCTCGGAATCGTCGGAGAAGAGCCAAAGCCTTACTTGACTTTGAACGGCATGACGATGATGAACTGGGTTTTCGGAAGAATGATATCATAACA ATCGTCTCACAGAAAGATGAGCACTGCTGGGTGGGAGAGCTGAACGGCCTGAGAG GCTGGTTTCCTGCTAAATTTGTGGAAATCTTGGATGAGCGAAGTAAAGAG TACTCTCTGGCTGGAGATGACACTGTTACTGAGGCAGTGAATGATCTGGTTAGAGGGACATTGTGTCCTGCACTCAAGGCTATATTTCAGCATGGCTTGAAGAAGCCCTCCATACTGGGTGGACCCTGTCACCCCTGGCTCTTCATTGAGGAG GCAGCCAGCAgggaagtggagagggatttcAACTCTGTGTACTCCAGACTGGTGCTGTGCAAAACCTACAG GTTAGATGAAGATGGGAAGGTGCTCACACCTGAAGAACTGCTTTACAGA GCAGTGCAGTCTGTTAATATGAGCCACGATGCTGCACATGTTCAGATGGACGTCAAATTCCGCTCGCTCCTTTGTGTGGGGCTAAA tgaGCAAGTGTTGCACCTGTGGCTGGAGGTACTGTGTTCCAGTATGAGTGCAGTGGAGAAATGGTACCATCCCTGGTCTTTCCTGCGTAGTCCTGGCTGGGTCCAGATAAAGTGTGAACTCAG